The Dokdonella koreensis DS-123 genome has a segment encoding these proteins:
- a CDS encoding glycosyltransferase: MRLLVVTSQFPLAGEPTRGRPIHQTLRELARQATVRVLSPVARYPRWAQPSSYLFRAPDPHAAVTDLDAVWPTYPALPALTRPFNGWLCARAIAAEARAFAPDVILAYWLYPDAFGAQRVARRLDVPFVAGARGSDIRVRDAISRRLTVPVVRGADRLLVVSADLGRLAVEDYGADPARVRVIANGCDATIFHRRDRAAARAALGVAADAELVLYVGRLVAEKGLRELVEALRTLRRVRPRAECVLVGEGPLQAELAAAAADPANGLRLAGAQPAPQVAEWMAAADLVTLPSYSEGHPNVLVEALACGRPVVSTPVGGVPEVVDASCAVLVPPRDAQALAGALAAVLARDWDEVALSRRFSRSWAEVAADTLTACREALAARGTPQRPGTE; the protein is encoded by the coding sequence ATGCGCCTCCTCGTCGTGACTTCGCAGTTTCCGCTGGCCGGCGAGCCGACGCGTGGACGCCCGATCCACCAGACCCTGCGCGAACTGGCGCGGCAGGCGACGGTGCGCGTGCTGAGCCCGGTCGCGCGCTATCCGCGCTGGGCACAACCCTCGAGCTACCTGTTCCGCGCGCCCGACCCGCACGCCGCCGTCACCGATCTGGACGCCGTCTGGCCCACCTATCCGGCACTGCCGGCGCTGACGCGTCCGTTCAACGGCTGGCTCTGCGCGCGCGCGATCGCCGCCGAAGCGCGCGCATTCGCGCCCGACGTGATCCTGGCCTACTGGCTCTATCCCGACGCGTTCGGTGCGCAACGCGTCGCCCGCCGCCTGGACGTACCGTTCGTGGCCGGCGCGCGCGGCTCGGACATCCGCGTGCGCGACGCGATCAGCCGGCGCCTGACGGTGCCGGTCGTGCGCGGCGCCGACCGCCTGCTGGTGGTCAGCGCCGACCTCGGCCGCCTCGCCGTCGAGGACTACGGCGCCGATCCGGCGCGCGTGCGCGTAATCGCCAACGGCTGCGATGCGACGATCTTCCACCGCCGAGACCGCGCTGCGGCGCGCGCGGCCCTGGGCGTCGCCGCCGACGCCGAGCTGGTGCTCTACGTCGGCCGGCTGGTCGCCGAGAAGGGCCTGCGCGAGCTGGTCGAGGCGCTGCGCACGCTGCGCCGCGTGCGACCGCGCGCCGAATGCGTCCTGGTCGGCGAGGGCCCGCTGCAGGCCGAGCTGGCGGCCGCCGCCGCCGACCCGGCGAACGGGCTGCGCCTGGCCGGTGCGCAGCCGGCGCCGCAGGTCGCCGAGTGGATGGCGGCCGCGGACCTGGTCACGCTGCCGAGCTACTCCGAGGGTCATCCGAACGTGCTGGTCGAGGCGCTGGCCTGCGGCCGGCCGGTGGTGTCCACGCCGGTCGGCGGCGTGCCCGAGGTGGTCGACGCCAGCTGCGCGGTGCTGGTGCCGCCACGCGACGCCCAGGCCCTGGCCGGGGCACTGGCGGCGGTGCTCGCGCGCGACTGGGACGAGGTGGCGTTGTCGCGGCGCTTCTCGCGCAGCTGGGCCGAGGTCGCCGCCGATACGCTGACCGCCTGTCGCGAGGCGCTGGCCGCGCGCGGCACCCCGCAACGTCCTGGAACGGAGTGA
- a CDS encoding glycosyltransferase, which produces MTDPQAALAGRGVVYFGNDWHAENRTSSHHVASRLARAMPVLYVSSPGMRAPQASGRDLRRALRKLTAALRPPTRIEGQLWHCTIPQLPFRRIPGVDAFNRWFGGWAVRRALKAAGIDRRIAWFVVPHPGFLAGRLGEDLCVYYCIDDYAAHPGVDSTRIAACDLALTRAADIVFVAPPALVAAKTAQNPHTVFSPHGVDVDLFGRAADPATPVAEAARGLPHPVIGYFGSIHEWIDLELIEWLARQRPAWTFLLVGHAAVDVARLAALPNVRLAGAQPYATLPQWAKAFDAAIIPYRLNRQVANANPLKLREYLATGKPVVSVRNPEIEKFADVVRLADDRGGFLAALDAAIGAGPEAGAAERRAAVADQTWDRRVEAVLAEVAGTLAARVPPSSR; this is translated from the coding sequence ATGACTGATCCGCAGGCGGCGCTGGCCGGCCGCGGTGTCGTCTATTTCGGCAACGACTGGCACGCCGAGAACCGCACCAGCAGCCACCATGTCGCCAGCCGCCTGGCCCGGGCGATGCCGGTGCTGTACGTCTCCTCGCCCGGCATGCGTGCGCCGCAGGCCAGCGGCCGCGACCTGCGCCGCGCCCTGCGCAAGCTGACGGCCGCGCTGCGTCCGCCGACGCGGATCGAGGGGCAGCTGTGGCACTGCACGATCCCGCAGCTGCCGTTCCGCCGCATCCCCGGCGTGGACGCGTTCAACCGCTGGTTCGGCGGCTGGGCGGTGCGGCGCGCGCTGAAGGCCGCCGGCATCGACCGCCGCATCGCCTGGTTCGTGGTGCCGCACCCGGGCTTCCTGGCCGGCCGCCTCGGCGAGGACCTGTGCGTCTACTACTGCATCGACGACTACGCCGCGCACCCGGGCGTGGACAGCACCCGCATCGCCGCCTGCGACCTGGCGCTGACGCGCGCGGCCGATATCGTCTTCGTCGCGCCGCCGGCGCTGGTCGCCGCCAAGACCGCGCAGAACCCGCACACGGTGTTCTCGCCGCACGGCGTGGACGTGGACCTGTTCGGCCGCGCTGCCGATCCGGCCACGCCGGTCGCCGAGGCTGCGCGCGGCCTGCCGCATCCGGTGATCGGCTATTTCGGGTCGATCCACGAATGGATCGACCTGGAGCTGATCGAATGGCTGGCGCGGCAGCGCCCGGCCTGGACCTTCCTGCTGGTCGGCCATGCGGCGGTCGACGTCGCGCGGCTGGCCGCGCTGCCGAACGTGCGCCTCGCCGGCGCACAGCCCTACGCGACGCTGCCGCAATGGGCCAAGGCGTTCGACGCGGCGATCATCCCGTACCGTCTCAACCGGCAGGTCGCCAACGCCAATCCGCTGAAGCTGCGCGAATACCTCGCGACCGGCAAGCCGGTGGTCAGCGTGCGCAACCCGGAGATCGAGAAGTTCGCCGACGTCGTACGCCTGGCGGACGATCGCGGCGGCTTCCTCGCCGCGCTCGACGCGGCGATCGGCGCCGGCCCCGAGGCCGGTGCCGCCGAGCGCCGCGCCGCGGTGGCCGACCAGACCTGGGACCGCCGCGTCGAGGCGGTCCTGGCCGAGGTCGCCGGCACACTCGCCGCGCGCGTTCCCCCTTCTTCCCGCTGA
- a CDS encoding class I adenylate-forming enzyme family protein, translating into MIALADRVAAIALSEPRRVALVQGAQRIDYAGFVEAARRFAGFLRANGCVPGDRVALILPNRIEAAIAWYGTWIAGAVVVPLNAQARARDFAPWLRHAGARIVVHEAASRDAAEAVGALDAAPLRIVLDGTGAGAADWAATQAAAPLGVEPTDPAALAAILYTSGTTGAPKGVMLTQANFAANVAAIVQYLALGPGDSIVSILPFYYSYGASVLHTHLAAGARLVIEPNLVFPHLIVEALARERASGFSGVPSTYALLLDRVALADYDLSCLRYLTQAGGAMAPALAGRLRAALPQAALYVMYGQTEATARLTYLPPERLDDKPGSAGIAIPGMRIAVHGEAGEALPPGTDGEVWAQGPGVMAGYWNDPAASAAVLHEGWLRTGDLGRLDAEGFLFLAGRRSDMIKTGAHRVHPLDVEEAISELAEVAEVAVVGIDDETLGQAIKAVIVPAAGATPDADRIKAHCRARLAAYKIPKQVQFVAALPKTASGKIRRALLTESAAQEAS; encoded by the coding sequence ATGATCGCTCTGGCCGATCGGGTCGCGGCGATCGCCTTGTCCGAGCCGCGACGTGTCGCCCTGGTCCAGGGCGCGCAGCGCATCGACTACGCCGGCTTCGTCGAGGCGGCGCGGCGCTTCGCCGGTTTCCTCCGCGCCAACGGCTGCGTTCCCGGCGATCGCGTCGCGTTGATCCTGCCCAACCGCATCGAGGCGGCGATCGCCTGGTACGGCACGTGGATCGCCGGCGCCGTGGTGGTGCCGCTCAATGCGCAGGCGCGTGCGCGCGACTTCGCGCCGTGGCTGCGCCACGCCGGCGCGCGCATCGTCGTCCACGAGGCCGCCAGCCGTGATGCGGCCGAGGCGGTCGGCGCGCTGGACGCGGCTCCGCTGCGGATCGTGCTCGACGGCACCGGTGCCGGCGCGGCGGACTGGGCGGCGACGCAGGCGGCCGCGCCGCTCGGCGTCGAGCCCACCGATCCGGCCGCGCTGGCCGCGATCCTCTACACCTCCGGCACCACCGGCGCGCCCAAGGGCGTGATGCTGACGCAGGCCAACTTCGCCGCGAACGTCGCGGCGATCGTCCAGTACCTGGCGCTGGGGCCGGGCGACTCGATCGTCTCGATCCTGCCGTTCTACTACTCCTACGGCGCCTCGGTGCTGCACACGCACCTGGCGGCCGGCGCGCGGCTGGTGATCGAGCCGAACCTGGTGTTCCCGCACCTGATCGTCGAGGCGCTGGCGCGCGAGCGGGCCAGCGGCTTCTCCGGCGTACCCTCGACCTATGCGCTGCTGCTCGACCGCGTGGCGCTGGCCGACTACGACCTGTCCTGCCTGCGCTACCTGACCCAGGCCGGCGGTGCGATGGCGCCGGCACTGGCCGGGCGGCTGCGCGCGGCGCTGCCGCAGGCGGCGCTCTACGTGATGTACGGCCAGACCGAGGCCACCGCGCGCCTGACCTACCTGCCGCCCGAGCGCCTGGACGACAAGCCCGGCTCGGCCGGCATCGCGATTCCCGGCATGCGCATCGCGGTGCACGGCGAGGCCGGCGAGGCGCTGCCGCCCGGCACCGACGGCGAGGTCTGGGCACAGGGGCCGGGCGTCATGGCCGGCTACTGGAACGACCCGGCGGCCAGCGCCGCGGTGCTGCACGAAGGCTGGCTGCGCACCGGCGACCTCGGCCGGCTCGACGCGGAGGGCTTCCTGTTCCTCGCCGGCCGGCGCAGCGACATGATCAAGACCGGCGCGCACCGCGTGCACCCGCTCGACGTCGAGGAAGCCATCAGCGAGCTGGCCGAGGTCGCCGAGGTCGCCGTGGTCGGCATCGACGACGAAACGCTCGGCCAGGCGATCAAGGCGGTCATCGTGCCGGCCGCCGGCGCGACGCCGGACGCCGATCGCATCAAGGCGCACTGCCGCGCACGGCTGGCCGCGTACAAGATCCCCAAGCAGGTCCAGTTCGTTGCGGCCCTGCCCAAAACCGCGTCCGGTAAGATCCGGCGCGCCCTGTTGACCGAATCCGCCGCGCAGGAGGCCTCGTGA
- a CDS encoding acyltransferase family protein produces the protein MPTASPPASRVVELDALRGLAALAVVAYHYTTLYGELYGHAGPAPLSFAFGNYGVHLFFLISGFVIFMTLERTRTALDFVVGRFSRLFPAYWTAIVLSAVVVYTIGMPSQRLPWSDVVIDFTMIQQLLGAEHLDGSYWTLEVELFFYAQMLLWFVLGQLGRIRWIIGGWLVLAVVYGQAEQRGVHLSYTLRELSIARHIPFFALGILFYRLRTYPAERRTDLALIGLTLVAIAVAYPPVFTAAALVCSGVFALFVTGRLGWLRAAPFAFLGTISYSLYLLHQAIGFSLIWHFEQAGLGGGTAGLCAAVVVTALATALTFTVERPAMRLIRDAWKRRRSIAA, from the coding sequence GTGCCGACCGCTTCGCCACCCGCCTCCCGCGTCGTCGAGCTCGATGCGCTGCGCGGCCTGGCCGCGCTCGCGGTGGTCGCCTACCACTACACCACGCTCTACGGGGAGCTCTACGGCCACGCCGGACCGGCACCGCTCTCCTTCGCGTTCGGCAACTACGGCGTGCACCTGTTCTTCCTGATCAGCGGCTTCGTGATCTTCATGACGCTGGAGCGCACGCGCACGGCGCTGGACTTCGTGGTCGGCCGCTTCTCGCGGCTGTTCCCGGCGTACTGGACGGCGATCGTGTTGAGCGCCGTGGTCGTCTACACGATCGGCATGCCCTCGCAGCGCCTGCCGTGGAGCGACGTCGTCATCGATTTCACGATGATCCAGCAGTTGCTCGGCGCCGAGCATCTGGACGGCTCGTACTGGACGCTGGAGGTGGAGCTGTTCTTCTACGCGCAGATGCTGCTGTGGTTCGTGCTCGGCCAGCTCGGGCGGATCCGCTGGATCATCGGCGGCTGGCTGGTCCTGGCCGTGGTCTACGGCCAGGCCGAGCAGCGCGGCGTGCACCTGTCCTACACGCTGCGCGAGCTGTCGATCGCACGCCACATCCCGTTCTTCGCGCTGGGCATCCTGTTCTACCGGCTGCGCACCTATCCGGCGGAACGGCGCACCGACCTGGCGCTGATCGGCCTCACCCTGGTCGCGATCGCGGTCGCCTACCCGCCGGTCTTCACCGCTGCCGCCCTGGTCTGCTCGGGCGTCTTCGCCCTGTTCGTGACCGGCCGCCTGGGCTGGCTGCGCGCAGCGCCGTTCGCCTTCCTCGGGACGATCTCCTACTCGCTCTACCTGCTGCACCAGGCGATCGGCTTCAGCCTGATCTGGCACTTCGAGCAGGCCGGCCTCGGCGGCGGGACCGCCGGGCTGTGCGCGGCCGTCGTCGTGACCGCGCTGGCGACGGCGCTGACCTTCACGGTCGAGCGGCCGGCGATGCGCCTGATCCGCGACGCCTGGAAACGCCGGCGCAGCATCGCCGCGTAG
- a CDS encoding class I SAM-dependent methyltransferase, with protein MMGRAKALFQKISRRSWMKYAMRGVGGADNYARLDLAYTVSDPWNLDSPLEQARFVGTGRIVARAFDRPGSLLELGCGEGHQTEHFARLADQVYGIDVSENAIARARSRLPQAHFAVADIASQPWGDQKGRFDLVTACEMLYYVKDIDATLERMSHLGRQCLVTVFSPALRRVGPHLERIPGLTKDWIWHGGTVWLVCWWRND; from the coding sequence ATGGGGCGTGCCAAGGCGCTGTTCCAGAAAATCAGTCGGCGTTCGTGGATGAAGTACGCGATGCGCGGCGTCGGCGGCGCCGACAACTACGCGCGGCTGGACCTCGCCTATACGGTCAGCGATCCGTGGAACCTCGACTCGCCGCTGGAGCAGGCGCGGTTCGTGGGGACCGGCCGCATCGTCGCGCGCGCGTTCGACCGGCCCGGCTCGCTGCTCGAGCTCGGCTGCGGCGAGGGCCACCAGACCGAGCACTTCGCGCGCCTGGCCGACCAGGTCTACGGCATCGACGTCAGCGAGAACGCGATCGCGCGCGCGCGGTCGCGGCTGCCGCAGGCCCATTTCGCCGTGGCCGACATCGCCAGCCAGCCCTGGGGCGACCAGAAGGGCCGGTTCGACCTGGTGACCGCCTGCGAAATGCTCTACTACGTGAAGGACATCGATGCCACGCTGGAGCGAATGAGCCACCTCGGCCGGCAGTGCCTGGTCACGGTGTTCTCGCCGGCGCTGCGCCGGGTCGGCCCGCACCTGGAGCGGATTCCGGGCCTCACCAAGGACTGGATCTGGCACGGCGGTACCGTGTGGCTGGTGTGCTGGTGGCGCAATGACTGA
- the nadE gene encoding NAD(+) synthase, with protein MSALTFDVLDLDYAQEADRIAARLREVTARVLHKRGLVVAISGGIDSSCSIALAVRALGPERVFALILPERDSSDDSAVRAGILAEHLGVRVETVDIAPALAAIGCYAARDAAVRRALPEYGEGWRFKIVIDGGIEGRINVFKLIAEAPDGTPHERVLGLSEYLQIVAATNFKQRIRKTLEYYHADRLNYGVVGTPNRLEYDQGFFVKNGDGSADVKPIAHLYKTQVYAMARHLGLPERVCAAVPTTDTYSLAQGQDEFYFALPYRSMDLALWALNHDRPAAELAAALGIGVEQAEAVYADIRNKRRTTQYLHRPPVLVGEVAELDLHA; from the coding sequence GTGAGCGCTCTGACTTTCGACGTACTGGACCTGGACTACGCACAGGAGGCCGACCGCATCGCGGCACGCCTGCGCGAGGTGACCGCCCGCGTGCTGCACAAGCGCGGCCTGGTGGTGGCGATCTCCGGCGGCATCGACTCGTCGTGCAGCATCGCGCTGGCGGTGCGCGCGCTCGGTCCCGAGCGCGTGTTCGCGCTGATCCTGCCCGAGCGCGATTCCTCCGACGACAGCGCCGTCCGCGCCGGCATCCTGGCCGAGCACCTGGGCGTGCGCGTGGAGACGGTGGACATCGCGCCGGCGCTGGCGGCGATCGGTTGCTACGCCGCGCGCGACGCCGCGGTGCGCCGCGCGCTGCCCGAGTACGGCGAGGGCTGGCGTTTCAAGATCGTCATCGACGGCGGTATCGAGGGGCGCATCAACGTCTTCAAGCTGATCGCCGAAGCGCCGGATGGCACGCCGCACGAGCGCGTGCTGGGCCTGTCTGAGTACCTGCAGATCGTCGCCGCGACCAACTTCAAGCAGCGTATCCGCAAGACGCTGGAGTACTACCACGCCGACCGCCTCAACTACGGCGTGGTCGGCACGCCCAACCGGCTGGAGTACGACCAGGGCTTCTTCGTCAAGAACGGCGACGGCTCCGCCGACGTCAAGCCGATCGCGCACCTGTACAAGACCCAGGTCTACGCGATGGCGCGCCACCTGGGCCTGCCCGAGCGGGTCTGCGCGGCGGTGCCGACCACCGACACCTACAGCCTCGCGCAGGGCCAGGACGAGTTCTATTTCGCGCTGCCGTACCGCTCGATGGACCTGGCGCTGTGGGCACTCAACCACGACCGGCCGGCCGCCGAACTGGCTGCTGCGCTGGGCATCGGCGTCGAGCAGGCCGAAGCGGTCTACGCCGACATCCGCAACAAGCGGCGCACGACCCAGTACCTGCACCGTCCACCGGTGCTGGTCGGCGAGGTCGCGGAGCTGGACCTGCACGCGTGA
- a CDS encoding NAD-dependent epimerase/dehydratase family protein, whose product MSAPASTLRVAVVGAGYVASHHLAALKRLDFVEVVGLCDTNLEAAHALAQRFGIERVVADLDDLAPARPNAVYILTPPASHAALAIRAMDTFGCGVLVEKPMADTVAECEAMIAKAEEKGLILGVNHSDLLDPVVIKALETVRAGRIGEVVSVDVLRSSEYPAYAGGPLPGQVAQGSYPFRDLGVHGLYTLEAFIGPLRDLDVRFQSSGRDPNLRFDEWQVRAAGEGAIGRLLLSWNARPMESRLVVRGTRGTIEVDRFLQTCRIHRVLPGPKFIGIVINTWLSAVADVVRVPWNVVRFATGLLRPSPGIQKGAADFAHAARDNARPPFTGEDALRIVRLLEAACAEPDRLRREELDARLAVTPAPADALVTGAAGFLGRALVARLRADGQRVRVLVRRPVAAYAADAGIEQVIGDLGDPRIVDHAVAGVPVVYHVGAAMRGGLRDFEAGTTWGTRNVVDACLRHGTGRLVYVSSLSVLDHAGRDPAVPVTETSVFEPTPQRRGAYTQTKLTAEQYVADAIRGRGLPAVILRPGQIFGPGAEKVTPNGTVALAGRWLAIGEAGQTIPLVYVDDVVDALRLAASAPAAVGQVFNIVDGEPVTQQEYLDRVRGKLGDELRLSRVSVGVFSTLAHGVELLGKVLRRDVPLTRYRVASLRPLANFDLSAARDRLGWTPQVGVRRGLDRTFGAG is encoded by the coding sequence ATGAGTGCTCCCGCCTCCACGCTGCGCGTCGCCGTCGTCGGCGCCGGCTATGTCGCCAGCCATCACCTGGCGGCGCTCAAGCGGCTCGACTTCGTCGAGGTCGTCGGCCTGTGCGACACCAACCTCGAGGCGGCCCATGCGCTGGCACAGCGCTTCGGCATCGAGCGGGTCGTCGCCGACCTGGACGATCTCGCGCCGGCGCGCCCGAACGCGGTCTACATCCTGACGCCACCGGCCTCGCACGCCGCGCTGGCGATCCGCGCGATGGACACGTTCGGCTGCGGCGTCCTGGTCGAGAAGCCGATGGCCGACACCGTGGCCGAATGCGAGGCGATGATCGCCAAGGCCGAGGAGAAGGGCCTGATCCTCGGCGTCAACCATTCGGACCTGCTCGATCCGGTGGTCATCAAGGCGCTCGAGACGGTGCGCGCAGGGCGGATCGGCGAGGTCGTCTCGGTGGACGTGCTGCGCAGCTCGGAATATCCGGCGTATGCCGGCGGCCCGCTGCCGGGCCAGGTCGCGCAAGGCTCCTATCCGTTCCGCGACCTCGGCGTGCACGGCCTCTACACGCTGGAGGCGTTCATCGGGCCGCTGCGCGACCTCGACGTCCGTTTCCAGTCCAGCGGCCGCGACCCGAACCTGCGCTTCGACGAATGGCAGGTGCGCGCGGCCGGCGAGGGCGCGATCGGCCGGCTGCTGCTGTCGTGGAACGCGCGGCCGATGGAGAGCCGCCTGGTGGTGCGCGGCACGCGCGGGACGATCGAGGTGGACCGCTTCCTGCAGACCTGCCGCATCCATCGCGTGCTGCCGGGACCGAAGTTCATCGGCATCGTCATCAATACCTGGCTGAGCGCGGTGGCCGACGTCGTGCGCGTGCCGTGGAACGTGGTGCGCTTCGCCACCGGCCTGCTGCGGCCTTCGCCGGGCATCCAGAAAGGCGCGGCGGATTTCGCCCACGCCGCCCGCGACAACGCGCGGCCGCCGTTCACCGGCGAGGACGCGCTGCGCATCGTCCGCCTGCTGGAGGCCGCCTGCGCCGAGCCCGACCGCCTGCGGCGCGAGGAACTGGACGCGCGCCTGGCGGTGACGCCGGCGCCGGCCGACGCGCTGGTGACGGGCGCCGCCGGCTTTCTCGGCCGGGCGCTGGTCGCGCGGCTGCGGGCCGACGGCCAGCGCGTGCGTGTGCTGGTGCGGCGCCCGGTCGCCGCCTACGCCGCGGACGCGGGCATCGAGCAGGTCATCGGCGATCTCGGCGATCCGCGCATCGTCGATCACGCCGTGGCCGGCGTGCCGGTGGTCTATCACGTCGGCGCGGCGATGCGCGGCGGCCTGCGCGACTTCGAGGCCGGCACGACCTGGGGCACGCGCAACGTCGTCGATGCCTGCCTGCGCCACGGCACTGGCCGCCTGGTCTACGTCAGCTCGCTGAGCGTGCTCGACCACGCCGGCCGCGACCCGGCCGTGCCGGTGACCGAGACCTCGGTGTTCGAGCCGACGCCGCAGCGCCGCGGCGCCTACACCCAGACCAAGCTGACGGCCGAGCAGTACGTGGCCGATGCGATCCGCGGCCGCGGCCTGCCGGCGGTGATCCTGCGGCCGGGCCAGATCTTCGGGCCGGGCGCCGAGAAGGTCACGCCCAACGGCACGGTCGCGCTGGCCGGGCGCTGGCTGGCGATCGGCGAGGCCGGCCAGACGATCCCGCTGGTCTACGTCGACGACGTCGTCGATGCGCTGCGCCTGGCGGCGAGCGCGCCGGCCGCGGTCGGCCAGGTGTTCAACATCGTCGACGGCGAGCCGGTCACCCAGCAGGAATACCTCGACCGCGTCCGCGGCAAGCTCGGCGACGAGCTGCGCCTGAGCCGCGTGTCGGTCGGCGTCTTCTCGACGCTGGCGCACGGCGTGGAACTGCTCGGCAAGGTGCTGCGGCGCGACGTGCCGCTGACGCGCTACCGCGTCGCCTCGCTGCGCCCGCTGGCCAACTTCGACCTGTCCGCCGCGCGCGACCGCCTCGGCTGGACGCCGCAGGTCGGCGTGCGGCGCGGGCTCGACCGGACCTTCGGCGCCGGCTGA
- the asnB gene encoding asparagine synthase (glutamine-hydrolyzing) encodes MCGIAGFVGSGVRTEAARPVLEAMIHTLHHRGPDGYGFHVADGAGLAHARLSIIDLATGDQPIRNPTGTVWTVFNGEIFNYLELRADLEARGHRFYTQSDTEVIVHLYDRYGDAFVEHLNGQFAIALWDQARRRLVLARDRAGIRPLFYTQARGALWFASEVKALFAAVPERRRLDPAGLVQAFSYWAPIDPDTVYTDVASLPPGHVLAVEADGRQALTRYWDWTFPDAAETRPARFAGIEQAAAELRERLVDAVRLQLRADVPVGAYLSGGLDSSGIVALIRGFTATPVRTFSVAFDEPEFDESAHQLAMVRHLGTDHTTLRIDRRRIGEAFPRLIRHAETPVLRTAAVPLMLLAGAVREAGYRVVLTGEGADEVFGGYDLFKEAKVRRFWARQPDSQLRPKLLGRLYGYLEHSPVGNPAFAASFFGQGREHIDRPVFAHLPRWTTSRRALMFLAPELRVAAGERDPLAFVESRLPEGIARWSPLARDQYVEAKTLLAGYLLSSQGDRVAMAGSIEARFPYLDHTLIEFANRLPPSYKIQGLTEKAILRKALADLLPADIATRTKQPYRAPDSASFFVDGEPLDYVAALFDPRNLRRCGLFDVDAVGRLYAKARAGRASGFADNQAFVGILSTLLLDQR; translated from the coding sequence GTGTGCGGAATAGCAGGATTCGTGGGTTCCGGCGTGCGCACCGAGGCGGCCCGGCCGGTGCTGGAGGCGATGATCCACACGCTGCACCATCGCGGCCCGGACGGCTACGGCTTCCATGTCGCCGACGGGGCGGGGCTGGCGCATGCGCGGCTGTCGATCATCGACCTGGCCACCGGCGACCAGCCGATCCGCAACCCGACCGGCACGGTGTGGACCGTGTTCAACGGCGAGATCTTCAACTACCTGGAGCTGCGTGCGGACCTGGAGGCGCGCGGCCACCGCTTCTACACGCAATCGGACACCGAAGTGATCGTGCACCTGTACGACCGCTACGGCGACGCCTTCGTCGAGCATCTCAACGGCCAGTTCGCGATCGCGCTGTGGGACCAGGCCCGCCGCCGGCTGGTGCTGGCGCGCGACCGGGCCGGCATCCGGCCGCTGTTCTACACCCAGGCGCGCGGTGCGCTGTGGTTCGCCTCCGAGGTCAAGGCGCTGTTCGCGGCCGTGCCCGAGCGCCGGCGGCTGGACCCGGCCGGCCTGGTGCAGGCTTTCAGCTACTGGGCGCCGATCGACCCGGACACCGTCTACACCGACGTCGCCAGCCTGCCGCCGGGCCACGTGCTGGCGGTGGAGGCCGACGGGCGCCAGGCGCTGACGCGCTACTGGGACTGGACCTTCCCCGATGCCGCCGAAACGCGGCCGGCGCGGTTCGCCGGCATCGAGCAGGCCGCGGCCGAGCTGCGCGAGCGCCTGGTCGACGCGGTGCGCCTGCAGCTGCGCGCCGACGTGCCGGTCGGCGCCTATCTCAGCGGCGGCCTCGATTCCTCCGGCATCGTCGCGCTGATCCGCGGCTTCACGGCGACGCCGGTGCGCACGTTCTCGGTCGCGTTCGACGAGCCGGAGTTCGACGAGAGCGCCCACCAGCTGGCGATGGTGCGCCACCTGGGGACCGATCACACGACGCTCAGGATCGACCGTCGCCGGATCGGCGAAGCGTTCCCGCGGCTGATCCGGCACGCCGAGACCCCGGTGCTGCGCACCGCCGCCGTGCCGCTGATGCTGCTGGCCGGTGCGGTGCGCGAGGCCGGCTACCGCGTCGTGCTGACCGGCGAGGGCGCCGACGAGGTGTTCGGCGGCTACGACCTGTTCAAGGAAGCCAAGGTGCGGCGCTTCTGGGCGCGCCAGCCGGACTCGCAGCTGCGGCCCAAGCTGCTCGGCCGCCTGTACGGCTACCTGGAGCATTCGCCGGTCGGCAACCCGGCCTTCGCCGCCTCGTTCTTCGGCCAGGGGCGCGAGCACATCGACCGGCCGGTGTTCGCCCACCTGCCGCGCTGGACCACCTCGCGGCGCGCGCTGATGTTCCTGGCGCCGGAGCTGCGCGTCGCGGCCGGCGAGCGCGACCCGCTGGCCTTCGTCGAGTCGCGCCTGCCGGAGGGCATCGCGCGCTGGTCGCCGCTGGCGCGCGACCAGTACGTGGAGGCCAAGACGCTGCTGGCCGGTTACCTCCTGTCCTCGCAGGGCGATCGCGTCGCGATGGCCGGTTCGATCGAGGCGCGCTTCCCGTACCTGGACCACACGCTGATCGAGTTCGCCAACCGGCTGCCGCCCTCGTACAAGATCCAGGGCCTGACCGAGAAGGCGATCCTGCGCAAGGCGCTGGCCGACCTGCTGCCGGCCGACATCGCCACCCGCACCAAGCAGCCCTACCGCGCGCCGGACAGCGCCAGCTTCTTCGTCGACGGCGAGCCGCTGGACTACGTCGCCGCGCTGTTCGACCCGCGGAACCTGCGCCGCTGCGGCCTGTTCGACGTGGACGCGGTCGGCCGGCTCTACGCCAAGGCCCGGGCCGGGCGCGCCAGCGGCTTCGCCGACAACCAGGCCTTCGTCGGCATCCTTTCCACACTGCTGCTCGACCAACGCTAG
- a CDS encoding acyl carrier protein — MDHRQQVRQFVLKNFLFTDDETALADADSLIGNGIVDSTGILELIGFIEETHGLRIVPEEMVPANFDSIDTISAFLARRLAA, encoded by the coding sequence ATGGATCACCGGCAGCAGGTCAGGCAGTTTGTGCTGAAGAACTTCCTGTTCACGGACGACGAAACGGCGCTGGCCGATGCCGATTCGCTGATCGGCAACGGCATCGTCGATTCGACCGGCATCCTCGAACTGATCGGCTTCATCGAGGAGACGCACGGCTTGCGCATCGTCCCGGAGGAGATGGTGCCGGCCAATTTCGACTCGATCGATACGATCAGCGCGTTCCTCGCGCGCAGGCTCGCCGCCTGA